Sequence from the Ignavibacteria bacterium genome:
TAATGTACCTTCCACACCCTGTAGAGAACCATATGGCGGTTCTTCTCCGGGGAACCTTACAAAAACAATTCTATTGCACTGTGACATTTTAAGCAATTAAGATGCCTTCGAATCGTTATTTAGATACTTAATCTTTTTGGAAGACTGTATGAGTAAATACACAAGACCGTTGACAATACTCCCCTGTTTAGTTTTATTGCTGAGTTCTGCTGTGGAGGCACAGTATTTTGATTCATTGATATTTAAGACCTACGGTTACTATTGGGAAGAATCGATCATTTATATGGGAGATCAAAACGATGATGGTTTTGATGATTTCCTTGTCTGTGCGATGGATTCAATAACAGGACCATATGGCAAAGCTCGCTTTTTTTACGGTGGAAACCCCATGGACACAATACCTGAATTTACTATTCCTTTCTACACACCTAAATCTATAACTGCTTGTGACATAAATCGAGATGGATACAGAGATATAGTTAGCATGCGCTTTAACCCCATTTTTCCGGTATATCTTGATGTGTATTTTGGAGGAAATGATATTGACACAATTAAAGACCACTCTTTTCCAATACCCGACACTTCCCGGGAAAAGCGTGTAGTCTTCAAAGGACATGATGGCCCAATGGACTTGGATGGCGATGGATATGAAGAATTAGTCTATACCTGCCCCACGCTATATGTTACGACGAGGAACAAATATATTTCAGGCATCTACATAATGAAGACAAATACCAACCTCTCTCCGATGAGTTACAAATTAGTTACCGATTACCCCGATACACTCTATTACAACAATGATAATTGGATGTATTTTGGTGATATAGACGGAGACGGAAAAGATGACATGACCTTTTACCAACACGGGGTTTACACGGAATTGGGATTAAAGGATAGACGCCGGTTTTATTATGGAAATGATTCTCTGGATTTTAGCAATTATTACCAATTCAGTGATGACACCTTGGAAGGGACGCGTGCAATGTTCATTACTGAAGATATGAACAAAGACGGCAAAAGTGAAATAGGGGTGGTCAATTGGACGGGTAGCTATGCTACTGCCATATCATACGGAACCCCGAGACCACCTGACATAACCCCTGATGTTGTATTTAGAGCGGGAATCCAATATGCACCGGGTTTTTCGCCCGGAGATGTCAATGGAGACGGGTATAATGATTTGGTGAAATATTTGCCTTATTATAACCAAGCTCTTTTCCTTGGTGGAGCCAATGTATCGGGATTGGTTGAAAAATACTACTACGCGAGGAGTAGTTTTTTTGGATTAAATTTTGGAGGAAGAGTTGGAGATGTGAATGGAGATGGGATTGATGATATCTGTATAGGGGAGAATGGATTTTATGAACATTCACCATCCGGGCCTGCGGGGTTTGTATATATTTATAAGGGAAGCAAAACACCCGTATCTGTTAAAGCTGAATATGAAGAAAATCAAGAAATTGACGAACTTGATTTGACTGTCTCACCAAACCCCACCAATGGACCGATTACAGTACGATTCACTATGCCTGACTCGGGTGTTATTCAGTTAAAAATTCACGATATGCTTGGACAGGAGATATTTAACAAAACACTTTACAAGGAGAAAGGAGGTCAAACAGAAACAATCAATTTTAAGGATATAACTGCATCAACAGGGATATATATACTTTCACTTGATCTTGAGAAAGGGGGTAAACATCAAAACAAAAATGCGAAAATTCAATATTTGAAATAATTAAATTCACTTTAAATTAATTTTGGAGAGTAATCGCGATGAAAAAGTTCTACATTATTTTTATAATTCTTACGGGCTTGTGTAATGCTCAGAGCAATCCCCGGCCTGGAGTTGATTATTTACCGCATATCGGATTCTTCGATTTTGTGGTGAATGCCATTTCAACACCACAAAACGGAGATAGTAGTGTAACCCTCATTAATCTAATGAGAACAAAAAACTGGTACTTCAATGAACTTCAGGCTCTTGGTCTTACCAATTTGGTTACTGACGGACAATTCCATATCAATGAAGCTCATGCATTGGATAATTTTTATCTGAACGACTTTGGGTTTGCATGGAAACACAGAGACTGGGGCTTAAATCAACACTTCTTTTTCCCTTCAAAATATATGAATTCATTTGGACATGACAAGGACTACTACACAGTTGAAGTAGGAGGAAGCGCAGTAACGAATATAAGCCCAACACTAAACAATTTTGGTTTTACAGATAACAATGTTAATAGCAGTAGTTACTGGGTCAACAGAGATAATGAGGGAGAACCAACAAATCTTGAACTGACAGGAGAGGACGACGATGATTTTATTGACAACCATAATTATGTTCGTAAGGCACTTGTTGGCGTACACCGTTCCCCCGGAGCTCTTTTATGGTTCAGACTGCCGGCGGCCCAATTCCCCTTGGCAGGAACAACGTATAAAATGAGAATTCTTCTTAGAAAAAATCCTGCCGAAAAAGACCCGCTGGCATTCACGCTCAAAATCAAACAATACAACAATTCACCCAAGTATATAATGACAGAAGACCGCCGGGAGTTTTTTAAGACAACACAACCTGTTAATTACCCTCCTGCGGATTTTACTCAAGAAGTTTATGAGCAAGAAATAACCAATACTACAGATTACGGTTGGTTTGAATCTGATGAATTTACATTAGCTGCCGGAATCAACCTTGAATTTTATATGATCTGGCATGGTAATGTCGATATTTTTATCGATAAAATAATTATTTTCGAACAGAATTTTGCCGATCTGTATGTTCACCCAACCGTAACGATGACCCAAATCTACAATGAATTGGAAGCAGCTTATATTGAGGATGATTTTGAAAAGATTCAAAATTTTTACTTCGATGAGCCGTTTCAGTTAACAGCAAAAGCGAGGGGTGACATACAATCTCAGGTAAGAAGTCTTTTTGGTGGACAAAATTCTCGTGTTGAAATAAATGGAGCAACAGGCGGATATCCAAAGTATTATCATGATTTTGATAGTGCATATTCGCGTACAACCTCCAATGAGTTCAGACAATATATATTGTACAATGATTATCCAATTGATAAAAATACTCTTACCACAACGACATCACTTCAAGCCCGTTTTGATCTGTTTTGTGATTATAAACATTTTGAAGACGATGGTAATGATGAGCTTTATGAACATTCAGGATTAAAAAGCGCATCAGTGGCAGCAAGAAACAATCAAATTCCGTTAATTATGACTTTGGGAGTTCACTCAGAACAATACATAAAAAGAGTAGGTGGAACCATAAGTATTGTACAGGGCGATCATACCCGCAGAGCCCCAACGCGAGATGAGATATTTGCTATGGGGAATATGGCATTGGCTTATGGTGCAAAAGGATTTATGTACTACATGATCCCAACCCGCTCGGCCGATCCTGCAGAGGGTCAAACAAGGTGGAACACTTACGGATTGTTTGACGATTCACTCAGCGTATTTAATCTTGAGCAAGGTACCGGACTAATCCAAAATCCGGCGAATGACCAAATTCCAAATGACAGGTATTTTGCTGTTCAAGACTTTATAAGTTCCACAAACATAATCGATTCAACTCTGTTGGGTTTAAACTGGTTAGAGACAAGAAGTTGGAATAAAACGGCATCGACAACTGTGAACTGGATAACTAATCTCAGTACTAAATATCCATACTTTGAAGACCCGGATTATCCGGAGAGCAAAACATTTGTGGAAACAGGTTATTTTGTTGAAAAATCTCCTCCATCCGGAAAGGTTGAGGATGCAAAATTCATTTATCTCGTAAACAGAAGATGTAATATCATCCCTCCATGGACGCCAGACAATCTTGAAGATTATCCAGATACATCATTTAGAAATATAAGATTTTATCTGAATTTCCCCAGTTCACCATGGGATAATTACACAGTAACAGACTTAAAAACTGACTCTGTCTATTTTACAACCAAAACAGGACTGGTAACGATTTTCCTTGGTGCAGGAGAAGGAACCCTGTTAAAGATTGAACCTCAGATAACCAGCATAACACAAAATGATACTCTGGGTTACAACACGACATTTTACAGTGACCTGACAGTTTCTAATAATGCGACTCTTACAATATTGGAAGGTACAACCCTCACTTTCGAAAATAATTCACGGCTTATGCTCTCTAATGGGAACCTGAATGTTATCGGTACAGCTCAGGAACCGGTAGTGTTTGACTTTGTTACTCCATATTGGCAATCCACTACTAATGGGATTGTTAATAACTATGGTAATGTTGTATTAAACCATGCAAAGATCAAAAATGCAGCTGTTGGCTACTACTCATACTCAACTGACAATGATGACATTCAAAATAGTGAAATATTCAACAACCAGTGGGGAATTGTGATGCATTGGACTCACAGTTATGGTACAGAAAAGGCAAAGATCATTAACTGTAACATCCATAACAATTCAACATGGGACAATCAGGGAAGAGGTATTACACTATCCAATTCATCACCTAAAATATATGCAACCACTATCAGAAAAAATGATTACGGTTTGTATTGCACTACAAATTCAAATCCGTACGACACAACTGATGAGATAAATGGATATAACATTATCGACAGCAACGATGTTGGCATAATAAGCTATAATTCAACTCCTATGCTTGGGTATGTGGATGATGATCAAGGAGGTA
This genomic interval carries:
- a CDS encoding VCBS repeat-containing protein → MSKYTRPLTILPCLVLLLSSAVEAQYFDSLIFKTYGYYWEESIIYMGDQNDDGFDDFLVCAMDSITGPYGKARFFYGGNPMDTIPEFTIPFYTPKSITACDINRDGYRDIVSMRFNPIFPVYLDVYFGGNDIDTIKDHSFPIPDTSREKRVVFKGHDGPMDLDGDGYEELVYTCPTLYVTTRNKYISGIYIMKTNTNLSPMSYKLVTDYPDTLYYNNDNWMYFGDIDGDGKDDMTFYQHGVYTELGLKDRRRFYYGNDSLDFSNYYQFSDDTLEGTRAMFITEDMNKDGKSEIGVVNWTGSYATAISYGTPRPPDITPDVVFRAGIQYAPGFSPGDVNGDGYNDLVKYLPYYNQALFLGGANVSGLVEKYYYARSSFFGLNFGGRVGDVNGDGIDDICIGENGFYEHSPSGPAGFVYIYKGSKTPVSVKAEYEENQEIDELDLTVSPNPTNGPITVRFTMPDSGVIQLKIHDMLGQEIFNKTLYKEKGGQTETINFKDITASTGIYILSLDLEKGGKHQNKNAKIQYLK
- a CDS encoding T9SS type A sorting domain-containing protein, with the protein product MKKFYIIFIILTGLCNAQSNPRPGVDYLPHIGFFDFVVNAISTPQNGDSSVTLINLMRTKNWYFNELQALGLTNLVTDGQFHINEAHALDNFYLNDFGFAWKHRDWGLNQHFFFPSKYMNSFGHDKDYYTVEVGGSAVTNISPTLNNFGFTDNNVNSSSYWVNRDNEGEPTNLELTGEDDDDFIDNHNYVRKALVGVHRSPGALLWFRLPAAQFPLAGTTYKMRILLRKNPAEKDPLAFTLKIKQYNNSPKYIMTEDRREFFKTTQPVNYPPADFTQEVYEQEITNTTDYGWFESDEFTLAAGINLEFYMIWHGNVDIFIDKIIIFEQNFADLYVHPTVTMTQIYNELEAAYIEDDFEKIQNFYFDEPFQLTAKARGDIQSQVRSLFGGQNSRVEINGATGGYPKYYHDFDSAYSRTTSNEFRQYILYNDYPIDKNTLTTTTSLQARFDLFCDYKHFEDDGNDELYEHSGLKSASVAARNNQIPLIMTLGVHSEQYIKRVGGTISIVQGDHTRRAPTRDEIFAMGNMALAYGAKGFMYYMIPTRSADPAEGQTRWNTYGLFDDSLSVFNLEQGTGLIQNPANDQIPNDRYFAVQDFISSTNIIDSTLLGLNWLETRSWNKTASTTVNWITNLSTKYPYFEDPDYPESKTFVETGYFVEKSPPSGKVEDAKFIYLVNRRCNIIPPWTPDNLEDYPDTSFRNIRFYLNFPSSPWDNYTVTDLKTDSVYFTTKTGLVTIFLGAGEGTLLKIEPQITSITQNDTLGYNTTFYSDLTVSNNATLTILEGTTLTFENNSRLMLSNGNLNVIGTAQEPVVFDFVTPYWQSTTNGIVNNYGNVVLNHAKIKNAAVGYYSYSTDNDDIQNSEIFNNQWGIVMHWTHSYGTEKAKIINCNIHNNSTWDNQGRGITLSNSSPKIYATTIRKNDYGLYCTTNSNPYDTTDEINGYNIIDSNDVGIISYNSTPMLGYVDDDQGGIFYLGGGNTIKNNSIFNVKAYSSNVYVERNYWGTKDPGLFNLYSDSTGMIYTDYYLDDPPTGSIQSGLARKATMKIDAEWMPPSQSKFTSGGGHNLLRAARKQIRKGNMTAARAILLPLINNPENMQSSCEALEIYGKTYNPEEIESFFSVLQTVGNRPDKNDLTAKALFLLSEYQTDRKETHLTNLITVYQGTDHAARASYLKIVHLIGEGNRIEEINALKTDMNRLYPLSSYTKEVNYLIVSGTNMMKPSTVASTTETLPLEYNLLNNYPNPFNPETVIKFSLKEKSSVTLTVYSITGQKVAELVSGEMEKGLYEKRFSGLSHSSGVYIFRLEAQSLESKTTYSKTMKALLLK